One window from the genome of Echinicola vietnamensis DSM 17526 encodes:
- a CDS encoding valine--tRNA ligase, producing MSLSTKYNPAEAESKWYAFWMENKLFSSKVDYNKEPYSIVIPPPNVTGVLHMGHMLNNTIQDVLVRKARMEGKNACWVPGTDHASIATEAKVVALLKEKGIDKKSISREDFLTHAWEWKEKYGGIILEQLKKLGASCDWDRTKFTMDAGLSDAVTSVFVDLHNKGKIYRGIRMVNWDPQGKTALSDDEVIFKEVQSKLYYINYKIEGSETEYLTVATTRPETIMADVAICINPNDKRFAHLKGKKALIPLINRAIPIVEDDYVDMEFGTGCLKVTPAHDVNDYEIGLRHKLEVIDIINDDGTLNEKAQILVGEDRFIARKKIAKLLKEAGQLQKEEDYLSNVGHSERTDAVIEPKLSLQWFLKMEDITKPALKAVMDDIIQLYPPKFKNMYRSWMENVRDWCISRQLWWGHQIPAFYLPNGEYVVAKTAEEALEIANDKYNENYGLNDLTQDEDVLDTWFSSWLWPISVFDTDVFTTGKKNEELSYYYPTNDLVTAPEILFFWVARMIIAGYEYMGEKPFRNVYLTGIVRDKQGRKMSKSLGNSPDPLELIKNYGADGVRTGMLFSSPAGNDLPFDEKLVEQGRNFANKIWNAFRLIKGWEVDSNILEHHNHTAINWFESRFDQALEEIEDHFSKFRISDALMSTYKLVWDDFCSWYLEMVKPEYQKPIDLETYEKTLGYFEAIMKILHPFMPFITEELWHQVKGRDVKDALIISSWPSKGAYDVKLINDAAQVFEVVSQVRNIRASKGISPKEAFDLTINTKNKELYTSFGAILKKLANLSQMEFAEKVDGALSFVVKSDEFFIPLNEQIDVEAEKENIQKELEYTKGFLNSVTKKLSNERFVNNAPAQVVENEKKKQADAEAKIKALEESLAKLV from the coding sequence ATGTCCTTATCCACAAAATACAATCCTGCAGAAGCCGAATCCAAGTGGTATGCATTCTGGATGGAAAATAAGTTATTCAGTTCCAAGGTAGATTATAACAAAGAGCCCTACTCCATCGTCATCCCCCCTCCCAACGTAACAGGAGTGCTGCACATGGGACACATGCTGAACAACACCATCCAGGACGTCTTGGTAAGAAAGGCCCGCATGGAAGGAAAAAATGCCTGCTGGGTACCTGGCACAGACCACGCTTCCATTGCTACTGAGGCAAAGGTCGTGGCCCTGCTGAAGGAAAAAGGGATAGATAAAAAATCCATTTCCCGTGAGGATTTCCTCACCCATGCTTGGGAATGGAAAGAAAAATACGGTGGCATCATCCTAGAACAGCTAAAGAAACTTGGCGCTTCCTGTGACTGGGACCGCACCAAATTCACCATGGATGCTGGGCTCAGTGACGCGGTGACCAGTGTTTTTGTGGACCTCCACAACAAAGGTAAAATCTACCGTGGCATCCGCATGGTCAACTGGGATCCGCAAGGTAAAACGGCCCTGTCCGACGACGAAGTGATCTTCAAGGAGGTTCAGTCCAAGCTTTATTATATAAATTACAAGATCGAAGGCAGCGAAACGGAATACTTGACCGTCGCCACTACCCGTCCCGAAACCATCATGGCCGACGTAGCGATCTGCATCAATCCCAACGACAAGCGATTTGCCCATCTCAAGGGTAAAAAGGCACTTATACCGTTGATCAATCGGGCCATTCCCATTGTCGAAGATGATTATGTGGACATGGAATTTGGTACGGGCTGCCTGAAAGTAACCCCTGCTCATGATGTAAACGATTATGAAATCGGGCTACGTCATAAGCTGGAGGTCATCGATATCATCAATGACGATGGTACCCTGAATGAAAAAGCACAAATCCTCGTAGGTGAGGATCGGTTTATCGCCAGAAAGAAAATCGCAAAGCTCCTTAAAGAAGCCGGTCAGCTTCAAAAGGAGGAAGACTACCTGTCCAATGTAGGCCATTCAGAGCGGACCGATGCCGTGATTGAGCCAAAGCTCTCCTTGCAATGGTTCCTTAAAATGGAAGACATCACCAAGCCGGCCCTAAAAGCCGTGATGGATGACATCATCCAACTCTATCCGCCCAAATTCAAAAACATGTACCGCAGCTGGATGGAAAATGTGCGGGACTGGTGCATCTCACGTCAGCTTTGGTGGGGACACCAAATCCCTGCTTTCTACCTGCCAAACGGTGAATATGTCGTGGCCAAGACCGCTGAGGAAGCACTTGAAATCGCCAACGATAAATACAACGAAAATTACGGTCTAAACGACCTCACCCAAGATGAGGACGTGCTGGATACATGGTTCTCTTCATGGTTATGGCCTATTTCGGTGTTCGACACGGATGTGTTTACTACCGGAAAAAAGAATGAGGAGTTATCGTATTATTATCCCACTAACGACTTGGTGACGGCTCCCGAGATCTTGTTCTTTTGGGTGGCACGAATGATCATCGCTGGCTACGAATACATGGGAGAGAAACCTTTCCGAAATGTTTACCTCACCGGAATCGTACGGGACAAACAAGGCAGAAAGATGTCCAAGTCTTTGGGGAACTCCCCTGATCCACTGGAGCTGATCAAAAACTACGGGGCTGACGGTGTCCGAACCGGCATGCTATTCAGCTCCCCTGCTGGTAACGACTTGCCTTTTGATGAAAAGTTGGTAGAACAGGGCCGCAACTTTGCCAATAAAATATGGAATGCCTTTCGATTGATCAAAGGTTGGGAAGTGGATTCCAATATACTGGAACACCATAATCATACGGCCATCAATTGGTTTGAAAGTCGATTTGATCAAGCATTGGAAGAAATTGAGGACCACTTTAGCAAATTCAGGATTTCCGACGCCCTGATGAGCACGTATAAATTGGTGTGGGACGATTTCTGCTCCTGGTACCTGGAAATGGTTAAGCCCGAGTACCAAAAACCGATCGACCTCGAAACGTATGAAAAGACCTTGGGCTACTTTGAGGCCATCATGAAGATCCTGCATCCATTTATGCCATTCATTACGGAGGAGCTGTGGCACCAAGTAAAAGGGAGGGATGTCAAAGATGCATTGATTATATCTTCTTGGCCATCCAAAGGTGCTTATGATGTGAAGCTGATCAATGATGCCGCACAGGTCTTTGAAGTGGTTTCACAAGTAAGAAATATCCGTGCCTCCAAAGGCATTTCTCCAAAAGAGGCGTTTGACCTCACCATCAATACTAAAAACAAGGAGCTTTATACATCCTTTGGAGCCATCCTTAAAAAGCTGGCCAACTTGAGCCAAATGGAGTTTGCTGAAAAGGTAGATGGTGCGCTGAGCTTTGTGGTCAAATCAGACGAGTTCTTTATTCCACTGAATGAACAAATAGATGTGGAAGCCGAAAAAGAAAACATCCAAAAGGAACTGGAATACACCAAAGGCTTTCTAAATTCAGTGACCAAAAAACTGAGCAATGAGCGTTTTGTCAACAACGCCCCTGCCCAAGTGGTCGAAAACGAGAAGAAAAAGCAAGCCGACGCCGAAGCCAAGATCAAAGCCTTGGAAGAAAGCCTCGCTAAACTAGTATAA
- the fahA gene encoding fumarylacetoacetase, with product MKEQKVKPLKSWVQIPKNSDFTIYNLPFGVFRNKRLSPRIGMAIGDKIVDLHVLFCEGFFSSIHLPEEVFLKDSLNEFMALGKPMTRKVREMVQELLLEENTALKDHRARGKVMVNRKEAKMLMPVKVGDYTDFYSSKEHATNVGTMFRDPENALMPNWKHLPVGYHGRASSIVPSGTPIHRPKGQFKAPDAEKPSFGPSRRLDFELEMAFITSNPTKMGTSIRTQEAEEHIFGFVLFNDWSARDIQAWEYVPLGPFLGKSFASSISPWVVTLEALAPFRTKSPKPEEPLLPYLQCEQDHGFDIHLEVGIQPEGKQETIVCRSNYKYLYWNIAQQLAHQTVNGCNINVGDMYASGTISGPEESSFGSMLELAWKGTKPIRLDCGAERSFIEDGDTVTMRGYAEKDGVRVGFGEVSTAVMPSNGKG from the coding sequence ATGAAAGAGCAGAAAGTGAAGCCATTGAAAAGTTGGGTTCAGATCCCCAAAAATTCAGATTTTACCATTTACAACTTACCTTTTGGCGTGTTCAGGAACAAAAGGCTTTCTCCAAGGATCGGCATGGCCATTGGAGACAAAATAGTAGATTTACATGTCCTGTTCTGCGAAGGTTTTTTTTCATCCATTCACCTACCGGAAGAAGTGTTTTTAAAGGACAGCTTGAATGAATTTATGGCACTGGGAAAGCCCATGACCCGCAAAGTCAGGGAAATGGTGCAGGAATTACTCTTGGAAGAAAATACAGCCTTAAAAGACCATCGGGCAAGGGGTAAAGTGATGGTCAATCGCAAGGAAGCCAAAATGCTTATGCCCGTGAAAGTGGGGGATTATACCGATTTTTACAGCAGTAAAGAGCATGCTACTAACGTGGGCACGATGTTTCGTGATCCGGAAAATGCCCTTATGCCAAACTGGAAACATTTGCCGGTAGGCTATCATGGACGGGCTTCTTCCATCGTCCCTTCCGGTACGCCGATCCACCGTCCGAAGGGACAGTTTAAAGCTCCCGATGCGGAAAAGCCATCTTTCGGGCCTAGCCGACGCTTGGATTTCGAATTGGAAATGGCTTTTATCACGAGCAATCCTACCAAGATGGGGACGAGCATTAGGACCCAAGAGGCAGAAGAGCATATTTTTGGGTTTGTGCTGTTCAATGATTGGTCGGCTAGGGATATTCAGGCTTGGGAATATGTGCCACTAGGACCTTTCCTGGGCAAAAGCTTTGCTTCTAGCATTTCTCCTTGGGTGGTGACCCTTGAGGCGTTGGCCCCTTTCAGGACCAAGTCCCCAAAACCTGAGGAACCACTTTTGCCCTATCTCCAATGTGAGCAAGACCATGGCTTTGACATTCATTTGGAAGTAGGGATCCAGCCGGAAGGCAAACAGGAAACCATCGTTTGCCGCTCCAATTACAAATACCTTTACTGGAACATCGCCCAGCAATTGGCCCACCAGACGGTCAATGGCTGTAATATCAATGTGGGGGACATGTATGCCTCCGGAACCATTTCGGGACCTGAGGAGAGCAGTTTCGGCTCCATGCTGGAATTGGCCTGGAAGGGCACCAAACCGATACGGTTGGATTGCGGAGCAGAACGCTCCTTTATCGAGGACGGGGATACGGTCACCATGCGAGGTTACGCAGAGAAAGACGGGGTTCGTGTGGGCTTTGGTGAGGTAAGTACAGCAGTGATGCCCAGTAATGGTAAGGGGTAA
- a CDS encoding tyrosine-protein phosphatase, whose protein sequence is MKPLKTILATAALLTSFSTYAQKNLGLEASPNFRELGGIETADGKILKDHLIYRSGSFSNLPEEDKEKLAKTGITTVIDFRSDYEIKREPDDIPASLDAEWINSPIGNIDPKSMQQFMKALTGPSFSTDQVDSLMIAANKGFVDNITDFKPLFDHLLEKDEVVLFHCSAGKDRTGFASSLLLYTLGADWDTIMADYLRSNEAVGKADHSKLEMYGIPKERATYMMGVKAPYLEAAWESVREQYGDVDTMLEKELGIGKKEKKQLRKKYLSKK, encoded by the coding sequence ATGAAACCATTAAAAACAATCCTTGCGACCGCAGCCTTATTGACCTCCTTTTCTACTTATGCCCAGAAAAACCTGGGATTGGAAGCCAGCCCCAACTTCCGGGAATTGGGAGGCATAGAAACAGCGGATGGCAAAATCCTCAAAGATCACCTGATCTACCGCTCAGGAAGTTTCAGCAACTTGCCTGAAGAGGACAAGGAAAAGCTCGCAAAAACCGGGATCACCACTGTCATTGATTTCAGATCTGACTACGAGATCAAGCGTGAGCCGGACGATATCCCTGCCTCACTGGATGCCGAATGGATCAATAGCCCCATAGGCAATATCGATCCTAAGTCCATGCAGCAGTTTATGAAGGCCCTTACCGGTCCTTCCTTTTCTACCGATCAAGTGGATTCCCTGATGATCGCGGCCAACAAGGGCTTTGTGGACAATATCACAGACTTCAAGCCTTTATTTGACCATCTCTTGGAAAAAGACGAAGTGGTGCTGTTTCACTGCAGTGCGGGCAAAGACCGGACAGGTTTTGCTAGCTCCCTCCTGCTCTACACCCTTGGTGCTGATTGGGATACCATCATGGCAGATTACCTCCGTTCCAATGAAGCCGTGGGAAAAGCCGACCATTCCAAACTGGAGATGTACGGTATTCCCAAAGAACGTGCTACTTATATGATGGGCGTGAAAGCTCCTTATCTGGAAGCCGCTTGGGAAAGTGTCCGTGAACAATATGGCGATGTGGACACCATGCTGGAAAAAGAACTGGGCATTGGAAAAAAAGAAAAAAAACAGCTTAGAAAAAAATACCTAAGCAAAAAATAA
- a CDS encoding TonB-dependent receptor yields MKKHLPLILTLLIWATQVMAQNQASLSGSVSDQTGYLPGVNVLVMETSQGSPTDLNGKFEIANLPAGKATLRISYLGFETVTKEVELKAGSNSVGDIQLTEASGDLEEYVIQGTMVPSQLKAISIKKNSLAIMDVIAADAIGKLPDRNAAEAVQRLPAASVNRYHGEANQVSVRGTPYAWSSTLYNGTRLPSSNFNGNRNALLDAIPAEMIQYVQLSKAITPDMEGDAIGGSINFVTRSAPQDRMLNVSAAGGYNQKSQNGSYNASIVYGDRFFNDKFGVILAASIWNRNFSSDEIVLDYNLNSAVPSERYSINTMNAKRYYGTRRTTALNAALEYEFNTDHKVFARIVQDQFDDIRPVYEAYYEFDANRYRYSNRESEYRTYLKGYEFGGVHHLATNFKMDWKLSSYESYYNLDTPPNMPSDLKGLPIAQFYQNLEGDFGGRSADGRVYNVFDAPDGKGITPLNFDPELTNENDFMDPDRLTLQQLIIYQIDQRDRDHVAQMNFTWDVNPKFSLKAGGKFRFKENEAQQTPAVFLPNARLGIPGSAPLRTLSEFQRMDFPAPGTFFQELNGQFDGLAIRPMPQDQTFEIFSPEFMAENDINNYSPASNATTTYEGTEDVYAGYIMGTYDLTDQVQVIGGFRNEFTKLTMNSFAYDDETDEVSPVSRDNDYNAFLPMFHVKYSPKEQVNLRAAYTRTFSRPNFGSLSPSESIDTSTGIPRISRGNTELLPTFSNNFDLMGEWFLEDIGMITAGVFYKDIDDFIFTDLSAETIEGTNYLVSQPKNLESAYLIGFEMGITKRFSKLPAFWSGFGVDVNYSRIHSELEVPRLDDEGNITSTDITTLPTQSSNLFNTAVFYEKSGLMLRLAGNFRGASVETINQNLGPDYYVHVDNNFTVDFSAAYSITDKIKAFAEIRNLTNEPYVQYLGDNKDRITSSEWYSTNGQAGIRFIIF; encoded by the coding sequence ATGAAAAAACATTTACCATTAATCTTGACATTACTGATTTGGGCGACGCAGGTCATGGCCCAAAATCAGGCATCTTTGTCAGGAAGTGTATCTGACCAGACTGGATACCTTCCTGGTGTTAATGTATTGGTGATGGAAACCAGCCAAGGTTCCCCCACTGATTTGAATGGGAAATTTGAAATTGCCAATCTCCCTGCTGGCAAGGCCACCCTCCGCATCAGTTACTTGGGATTTGAAACCGTCACCAAGGAAGTAGAGCTCAAAGCAGGATCCAACAGTGTGGGTGATATCCAACTGACGGAAGCATCGGGAGATCTGGAAGAATATGTGATCCAAGGCACCATGGTTCCTTCTCAGCTAAAGGCCATCTCGATCAAAAAGAACTCCCTTGCCATCATGGATGTCATTGCGGCTGATGCCATCGGCAAACTCCCGGACAGAAATGCTGCCGAGGCTGTTCAGCGCCTCCCTGCTGCCAGTGTCAACCGCTACCACGGCGAAGCCAATCAGGTCAGCGTACGTGGAACCCCTTATGCTTGGTCTTCCACCCTCTATAATGGCACCAGGTTGCCAAGCTCCAACTTTAATGGCAACAGGAATGCCCTGCTGGACGCCATCCCCGCTGAAATGATCCAGTACGTGCAGCTTTCCAAGGCCATCACGCCGGATATGGAAGGGGATGCCATCGGAGGCTCCATCAACTTCGTCACCCGGTCAGCTCCTCAGGATCGGATGCTCAATGTGAGTGCCGCCGGTGGATATAACCAAAAATCCCAAAATGGCAGCTATAATGCCTCTATCGTGTACGGGGACCGCTTCTTTAACGATAAGTTCGGCGTCATCCTGGCCGCTTCCATCTGGAACAGGAATTTCTCGTCAGACGAAATTGTATTGGATTATAACCTGAACAGTGCCGTTCCTTCAGAGCGTTACAGCATCAATACCATGAATGCCAAAAGGTATTATGGCACCCGCCGCACTACTGCGCTTAATGCGGCCCTGGAATATGAATTCAACACCGATCATAAGGTTTTTGCCCGTATCGTCCAAGACCAGTTTGATGACATTCGACCGGTTTATGAAGCTTATTATGAATTTGACGCAAATCGCTATCGCTATAGCAACAGGGAGTCGGAGTACCGCACTTACCTAAAAGGATATGAATTTGGCGGCGTACACCATCTTGCTACCAATTTTAAGATGGACTGGAAGCTATCTTCCTATGAAAGCTATTATAACTTGGACACTCCGCCCAACATGCCAAGTGACCTCAAAGGCTTGCCCATTGCACAGTTTTATCAAAACCTTGAAGGGGACTTCGGCGGACGCTCTGCTGATGGCCGTGTTTACAATGTCTTCGATGCGCCCGATGGCAAAGGAATCACCCCGCTCAATTTTGATCCGGAGCTAACCAATGAGAACGACTTCATGGATCCCGATAGGCTGACCTTACAGCAATTGATCATTTACCAGATCGACCAGCGTGACCGAGACCATGTTGCACAGATGAACTTTACCTGGGATGTAAATCCTAAGTTTAGCCTAAAAGCAGGTGGAAAGTTCAGGTTTAAGGAAAACGAAGCCCAGCAGACTCCTGCGGTATTCCTTCCAAATGCACGCTTGGGGATTCCAGGATCAGCCCCTTTACGTACCCTTAGCGAATTCCAGCGTATGGATTTCCCTGCCCCCGGGACCTTTTTCCAAGAGCTCAACGGCCAATTTGATGGTTTGGCCATCCGCCCCATGCCTCAAGACCAAACGTTTGAAATTTTCTCTCCAGAATTTATGGCGGAGAATGACATCAACAATTATTCTCCCGCTTCCAACGCCACGACCACCTATGAAGGCACCGAGGACGTGTATGCCGGATACATCATGGGCACGTATGACCTCACGGACCAAGTGCAGGTAATCGGTGGGTTCAGAAATGAATTCACCAAACTCACCATGAACAGTTTCGCATACGACGATGAAACAGACGAAGTCAGCCCTGTCTCCAGGGACAATGATTACAATGCCTTTTTGCCCATGTTTCATGTCAAATATAGTCCAAAGGAACAAGTAAACTTGCGCGCTGCTTATACCCGGACATTCAGCCGACCAAACTTCGGAAGCCTCAGCCCATCAGAAAGCATCGATACCTCCACAGGCATCCCGCGTATTTCCCGTGGAAATACCGAATTGCTCCCTACGTTTTCCAACAACTTTGACCTGATGGGAGAATGGTTTCTGGAAGACATTGGGATGATCACAGCAGGTGTCTTTTATAAAGATATTGATGATTTCATCTTTACCGATCTGTCTGCCGAAACCATTGAGGGCACCAATTACCTGGTTTCCCAGCCTAAAAACCTCGAAAGCGCCTACTTGATCGGATTCGAAATGGGCATCACCAAAAGGTTTAGCAAATTGCCCGCCTTCTGGAGCGGATTTGGTGTGGATGTCAATTACAGTAGGATTCATTCCGAACTGGAGGTTCCCAGATTGGACGATGAAGGAAACATCACCTCCACTGACATCACGACCTTACCTACCCAATCCAGCAACCTGTTCAATACCGCTGTGTTCTACGAAAAAAGTGGACTGATGCTGCGATTGGCAGGAAACTTCAGGGGAGCATCCGTGGAGACCATCAACCAAAACCTTGGCCCTGACTATTATGTCCATGTAGACAATAACTTCACCGTGGACTTCTCTGCTGCCTATTCGATCACAGATAAGATCAAGGCTTTTGCTGAAATCAGAAACCTGACCAATGAACCTTATGTGCAATACCTCGGTGACAACAAGGACCGCATCACTTCCAGTGAATGGTACTCCACCAATGGACAAGCCGGAATCAGATTTATCATTTTCTAA
- a CDS encoding helix-turn-helix domain-containing protein — MGIMLTVVILQALTSGLLIYLNKRYKGEDLYLSLLFGIIAIHVSYKALLYWLVDDMEVFDKLHGCFSLLYGPLLYFYVQSIRNRPISSAQIIVHASPFFIGFGLNIMMVMLLMIQETSALIMELYHQGVIISVFVSFSAYSLYSLYLLHHTSNNNAIYRQKATIARLIAACNLLLSFLVVFGWVMLIWDVQFPVSTRYIYYFLMLALFYSIIHIRTRMLLHAKPSETTFPKISIQAQEKYRNSKVSEEELATILDQINKVFKDKKPYLNPDFNLDQLAKELDTTKLKITQALNLHLGQNFYQYVNSARIEESKNLLQQPNEDNLTVVGYESGFKSKSTFYKYFKEATGCSPSDYKKSLQVNG, encoded by the coding sequence ATGGGAATCATGTTAACTGTTGTCATCTTGCAGGCCTTGACCAGTGGGTTACTGATATACCTTAACAAGCGGTACAAGGGAGAGGATCTGTACCTGAGTCTTCTTTTTGGAATCATCGCCATACACGTTTCCTACAAAGCCCTGCTATACTGGCTGGTGGATGATATGGAGGTATTTGACAAGCTCCATGGCTGTTTCTCCCTACTGTACGGCCCTTTGCTTTACTTCTATGTTCAATCCATTCGTAACCGACCTATTTCATCTGCACAAATTATTGTCCATGCTTCTCCATTTTTTATTGGCTTCGGGCTCAATATCATGATGGTGATGCTGCTGATGATTCAAGAGACCTCTGCACTCATCATGGAACTGTACCATCAAGGAGTCATCATCAGCGTATTTGTCTCCTTTTCCGCATACAGCCTGTATTCACTTTATTTGCTCCATCACACTTCAAACAACAATGCCATTTACCGGCAAAAAGCCACCATTGCCCGGCTGATTGCCGCTTGTAATCTCCTGCTATCTTTTTTGGTGGTCTTTGGATGGGTCATGCTGATTTGGGACGTGCAATTTCCGGTCTCCACACGATACATTTATTACTTTTTGATGCTGGCCTTATTTTACAGCATCATCCATATCCGCACAAGGATGCTCCTACATGCCAAGCCAAGTGAAACTACCTTTCCTAAAATCTCCATCCAAGCCCAAGAAAAATACAGGAACTCAAAGGTCTCCGAGGAGGAGCTCGCTACCATTCTCGATCAGATCAACAAGGTTTTCAAAGATAAAAAGCCCTACCTTAATCCGGATTTTAATTTGGACCAATTGGCAAAGGAACTGGATACTACCAAGCTCAAAATCACCCAGGCCTTAAATCTCCATCTCGGACAAAATTTTTACCAATATGTCAATTCTGCCAGGATAGAAGAATCCAAAAACCTTCTCCAGCAACCCAACGAGGATAACCTCACGGTGGTCGGCTATGAAAGCGGCTTTAAATCCAAATCTACCTTCTATAAATACTTCAAAGAGGCTACTGGCTGCAGTCCTAGCGACTATAAAAAGTCTCTGCAGGTCAACGGATAA
- a CDS encoding outer membrane beta-barrel protein has translation MVPFCLQAQSTDEVRIYYGVAGADYVYPAMDGGGSYENANFKEFGIRYLKGISERFSIESGVNYSSSTAIFHPEYRGEPVTVNEEDYHLISVPIYAHYTFWKHFFVNGGPILDFDGADNPSFIDKQPGIGYSLGFGGKYAFQHFSLFINPNFKQHALIPFHKNTPHHQKLTEFGVQFGVGYRF, from the coding sequence ATGGTACCTTTTTGTCTCCAAGCACAAAGCACTGATGAAGTGAGGATTTATTATGGTGTAGCTGGCGCTGACTATGTTTACCCAGCAATGGATGGAGGTGGAAGTTATGAAAATGCTAATTTTAAGGAATTCGGCATTAGATACTTAAAAGGTATTTCTGAGAGATTCTCCATCGAATCTGGCGTAAATTATTCTAGTAGCACAGCCATATTCCATCCGGAATATAGGGGTGAACCGGTTACGGTGAACGAGGAGGACTATCATCTTATTTCAGTTCCCATCTATGCACATTACACTTTTTGGAAACATTTCTTTGTCAATGGAGGTCCCATATTGGATTTTGATGGGGCTGACAATCCAAGCTTCATCGATAAGCAACCAGGAATTGGATATAGCTTGGGATTTGGAGGGAAATATGCTTTTCAACATTTTTCCCTTTTTATCAATCCCAATTTTAAGCAGCACGCCTTGATCCCATTTCATAAAAACACCCCCCATCACCAGAAGCTGACGGAGTTCGGTGTGCAGTTTGGTGTAGGCTATCGTTTTTAG